One genomic segment of Gemmatimonadaceae bacterium includes these proteins:
- a CDS encoding DUF5916 domain-containing protein, with translation MLSFLPLVSLLALGTQRDTARVPAATVAIRARRPPVIDGRDNDPVWREAPPIIDFTEWQPTEGKQPRFKTEAKVAYDAANLYVFVRAYDPRPDSIARILERRDTFTPTDKIWIFLDSYHDKRTGYEFGVTPAGVKLDGQISNGGNEDFAWDAVWDVATTVDSLGWTAEFRIPLSQLRYGKQRRHDFGFTIDRDIYRYTERMSWPQFSQAKPDMISQLGTLEDLEDLEVPRRLEAIPYVVTKRASTITNNLYTNPSSASAGGDIKYRVAPNMTLDATINPDFGQVESDPAVLNLSAYESFFDERRPFFVAGRGVFSFPVNCSNVNCSSENLYYSRRIGRTPQLAPTYGDTVPQAPTTILGAAKLSGRLTSGTTIGVLDAVTQRDASPGDTTFEPRTNYGVVRATQDFRGGNSTIGGMLTAVDRANDSWTAGYLPTNAYVGAVDFRHRFFKNTYEISGSFDESRVQGTPQAMAALQTDAVHYYQRPDAGLPLDSTRTVLGGDAEELHFSKVSGRHLSFESALQRRSPGFEINDLGYLRRADQTSWNTWVGYFDRNERFFYQRFQWNNNWWQYWTTNGLALEAAYNTNFQITLKNNWGVHFGSTLGQLGSTYDDRSARGGPAIRQDTYNAPWVFINGDDRRAVVPYLSWSFYNVGNGKNRSWNVGPEIDYKSSGRFSSAFSLNFSKNIDDDQWFGFYADASGPHYTFARLNQTTTSATVRLNYTFTPAVSLQAYVQPFVSKGAYVNVRQLSSTPRAIDYDARFAPFIDPSVTGDPGGFNFKEFQSNLVFRWEYRPGSTLFVVWNEGRQGYANQEGNTPFTGDIRNLMSLHPANTILVKMSYWLNR, from the coding sequence ATGCTTTCTTTCCTCCCTCTCGTCAGCCTCCTTGCGCTGGGCACTCAGCGTGACACCGCTCGCGTGCCGGCCGCAACTGTCGCGATTCGCGCTCGGCGGCCACCTGTCATCGACGGACGCGACAACGATCCCGTGTGGCGGGAAGCGCCGCCGATCATCGACTTCACCGAATGGCAGCCAACAGAGGGAAAGCAGCCGCGATTCAAGACGGAAGCGAAGGTCGCATATGATGCGGCGAATCTGTACGTCTTCGTGCGCGCGTACGACCCGCGGCCCGACAGCATCGCGCGCATACTCGAGCGCCGCGACACGTTCACGCCGACGGACAAGATCTGGATCTTCCTCGACTCGTACCACGACAAGCGGACCGGCTACGAGTTCGGCGTCACGCCAGCCGGTGTGAAGCTCGACGGGCAGATCTCCAACGGCGGCAACGAGGATTTCGCGTGGGACGCCGTCTGGGACGTTGCGACGACGGTCGACTCGTTAGGTTGGACGGCCGAATTCAGAATCCCCTTATCACAGCTGCGATACGGGAAGCAACGCCGTCACGACTTCGGCTTCACGATCGATCGGGATATCTATCGGTATACCGAGCGCATGAGCTGGCCCCAGTTCAGTCAAGCGAAGCCGGACATGATCTCGCAGCTCGGGACGCTGGAGGATCTGGAGGATCTGGAAGTTCCGCGGCGGCTCGAGGCCATCCCGTACGTCGTCACGAAGCGCGCGTCGACGATCACCAACAACCTGTACACGAATCCGTCGAGCGCCTCGGCCGGAGGGGACATCAAGTATCGCGTCGCGCCGAACATGACGCTCGACGCAACGATCAATCCCGACTTCGGCCAGGTCGAATCGGATCCGGCGGTACTCAATCTCAGCGCGTACGAGAGCTTCTTCGACGAGCGGCGCCCGTTCTTCGTTGCCGGCCGCGGGGTGTTCTCCTTTCCGGTCAATTGCTCGAACGTGAACTGCTCCAGCGAGAACCTATACTATAGTAGGCGCATTGGCCGGACCCCTCAGCTCGCGCCGACATACGGTGACACCGTTCCGCAGGCGCCGACGACCATTCTCGGCGCGGCGAAGCTCAGCGGTCGCCTAACGAGCGGGACCACGATCGGCGTGCTCGACGCGGTCACACAGCGCGACGCGAGCCCTGGCGACACGACTTTCGAACCGAGGACGAACTACGGCGTCGTGCGCGCGACGCAGGACTTCCGCGGCGGCAATAGCACGATCGGCGGGATGCTCACGGCGGTCGATCGCGCGAACGACAGTTGGACGGCTGGATATCTGCCGACCAACGCGTACGTCGGCGCCGTCGACTTCAGGCATCGCTTCTTCAAGAACACGTACGAGATCTCGGGCTCGTTCGACGAGAGCCGAGTGCAGGGGACGCCGCAAGCGATGGCGGCGCTGCAGACGGATGCCGTGCACTACTATCAGCGTCCCGACGCGGGCCTGCCGCTCGACTCGACTCGCACCGTGCTCGGGGGCGACGCCGAGGAGCTGCATTTCAGTAAAGTCAGCGGTCGGCATCTTTCTTTCGAGTCGGCGCTCCAGCGGCGGTCACCGGGCTTCGAGATCAACGACCTCGGGTATCTCCGTCGCGCCGATCAGACGTCGTGGAACACGTGGGTGGGCTACTTCGACCGCAATGAGCGTTTCTTCTACCAGCGCTTCCAGTGGAACAACAACTGGTGGCAGTACTGGACGACGAACGGTCTCGCACTCGAGGCGGCGTACAATACGAACTTTCAAATCACGCTGAAGAACAATTGGGGTGTGCACTTCGGGAGCACGCTCGGTCAACTCGGCTCGACGTATGACGACCGGAGCGCCCGCGGCGGTCCGGCGATCCGTCAGGACACCTACAACGCGCCGTGGGTCTTCATCAACGGCGACGACCGGCGCGCGGTGGTGCCGTACCTGAGCTGGAGCTTCTACAACGTCGGGAACGGCAAGAACCGCTCATGGAATGTGGGCCCCGAGATCGACTACAAGTCATCGGGCCGATTCAGCTCTGCGTTCAGCCTCAACTTCTCCAAGAATATCGATGACGACCAGTGGTTCGGCTTTTATGCGGACGCGTCAGGCCCACACTACACCTTCGCGCGTTTGAACCAGACCACGACGTCGGCGACGGTGAGACTGAACTACACCTTCACGCCGGCAGTTTCGTTGCAGGCGTACGTGCAGCCGTTCGTCTCGAAGGGTGCGTACGTGAACGTCCGCCAACTCTCGTCGACGCCGCGTGCAATCGACTATGACGCGCGGTTTGCGCCGTTCATCGATCCGTCAGTGACGGGCGATCCGGGCGGGTTCAACTTTAAAGAGTTTCAATCCAATCTGGTTTTTCGGTGGGAGTACAGGCCCGGATCCACCTTGTTCGTGGTGTGGAACGAGGGCCGGCAGGGGTATGCGAATCAGGAAGGGAATACGCCGTTCACTGGGGACATTCGCAACCTGATGTCGCTGCATCCCGCGAATACGATTTTGGTGAAGATGTCGTATTGGCTCAACCGGTAG
- a CDS encoding winged helix-turn-helix domain-containing protein — protein MPRPKSRRTAGAPALRPAVADLRALAHPLRLRIMELFAESPKTTKQVAELLGEPPTRLYHHVAALERAGLVVIKETRQNRGAIEKWYASVAAPLKASGPRGRNDAAGRRARRALAATVFEQAKQEVMAIPPGAKQRALITRLIIPLHPSKIAALRQRLFDSVQAIGREFRSAPQTDDAREDASERWALTLSFTPVATPKRSRR, from the coding sequence ATGCCCCGACCCAAGTCACGACGCACGGCCGGCGCGCCCGCGCTTCGCCCGGCGGTGGCGGACTTGCGCGCGCTCGCGCATCCCCTCCGTCTCCGCATCATGGAGCTCTTCGCCGAATCGCCGAAGACGACGAAGCAAGTCGCGGAGCTACTCGGCGAGCCACCCACGCGTCTCTATCACCACGTCGCCGCGCTCGAGCGCGCCGGGCTCGTCGTAATCAAGGAGACGCGACAAAACCGCGGCGCGATCGAGAAGTGGTACGCCAGCGTTGCCGCGCCGCTGAAGGCCAGTGGGCCGCGCGGGAGGAATGACGCCGCCGGCCGACGTGCGCGTCGCGCTCTCGCGGCGACGGTGTTCGAGCAGGCGAAGCAGGAGGTGATGGCTATACCACCGGGCGCAAAGCAGCGGGCGCTCATTACACGACTCATCATTCCGCTTCATCCCTCGAAAATCGCCGCGCTGCGTCAGCGGCTGTTCGACTCGGTGCAGGCAATCGGACGCGAGTTTCGGAGCGCGCCCCAAACGGACGACGCGCGTGAGGATGCAAGCGAGCGATGGGCGCTGACTCTCTCCTTCACTCCAGTCGCGACGCCGAAGCGCTCGCGCCGGTAA
- a CDS encoding ankyrin repeat domain-containing protein — protein sequence MSSQLSTHDQFIEAAFWHGSAKRAQVILDANPSIANDIYIAAMLGDDEAVRRFLASDASLAIAKGGPRHVDALTHLCFSSFLKEHRERSDAFVRAATALLDAGASPNTGFEDKSHRPHPEWESVLYGAAGVAFHAPLTRLLLERGADPNDEETPYHSVEAPDNDAFKLLLNSGKLTKDSLNMMLLRKSDWHDYEGIQLVLDQGADVNQMSRFGKTVLHHALISDNRLEIIDLLLDRSADPYAVANDLRHGGGFRVGRSSTAIAARRGRRDVLASMARRHISLKLDGVDALIAACARGDASAARAIAAREPSLIGALIDQGGELLAEFAGNDNHDGVALLIELGVPVDVRYFGDGYYGEAPDSTALHVAAWRMSNDTLDVLIRHGADVNARNRKGETPLMLAVRACVASYWSARRSPRAVKALLGAGAITDGVLIPSGYSAVDELLTSGAQQSGGTL from the coding sequence ATGAGCTCTCAACTCAGCACGCACGATCAGTTCATCGAAGCCGCGTTCTGGCACGGCTCCGCGAAAAGGGCGCAAGTGATTCTCGATGCGAATCCCTCCATCGCGAACGACATTTACATCGCAGCCATGCTCGGTGATGACGAAGCCGTACGTCGGTTTCTCGCCAGTGACGCCTCTCTAGCAATAGCGAAGGGTGGTCCGCGACATGTCGATGCGCTGACGCATCTTTGCTTCTCATCGTTTCTGAAGGAGCACCGCGAACGGTCCGACGCGTTCGTCCGTGCCGCGACGGCGCTGCTCGATGCCGGCGCGAGCCCCAACACCGGCTTCGAGGACAAATCGCACCGGCCGCATCCCGAATGGGAGAGCGTGCTGTATGGCGCGGCTGGCGTTGCGTTTCATGCACCGCTCACCCGACTCCTGCTCGAGCGCGGCGCGGACCCTAACGACGAGGAAACGCCGTATCACTCGGTCGAGGCACCCGACAACGACGCTTTCAAGCTGCTACTGAACAGTGGAAAGTTGACGAAGGACAGCTTGAACATGATGCTGCTGCGAAAGTCCGACTGGCATGACTATGAAGGCATACAGCTCGTGCTCGATCAGGGCGCGGACGTCAACCAGATGTCGCGTTTCGGCAAGACGGTGCTGCATCACGCGCTCATCAGCGACAACAGACTCGAGATAATCGACCTGCTGCTCGACCGCAGCGCCGACCCATACGCGGTTGCTAATGATCTCCGCCACGGCGGTGGGTTTCGCGTGGGACGCTCGTCGACGGCGATTGCGGCGCGACGCGGTCGGCGTGACGTGCTCGCATCGATGGCGCGACGGCACATCTCCTTGAAGCTCGACGGCGTCGACGCGTTGATCGCCGCGTGCGCTCGCGGCGACGCGTCGGCGGCGCGTGCCATCGCGGCGCGTGAGCCATCACTCATTGGTGCATTGATCGATCAGGGCGGCGAGCTCCTGGCGGAGTTCGCCGGCAATGACAATCACGACGGCGTCGCGCTGCTCATCGAGCTCGGCGTTCCCGTCGACGTGCGCTACTTCGGCGACGGGTACTATGGGGAAGCTCCCGATAGCACGGCGCTGCACGTTGCCGCGTGGCGCATGTCGAACGACACGCTCGACGTGCTCATTCGTCACGGTGCCGACGTCAACGCAAGAAACAGAAAGGGCGAGACGCCGCTCATGCTGGCCGTGAGGGCCTGCGTCGCTTCATACTGGAGCGCACGTCGTTCGCCGCGGGCGGTGAAAGCGCTGCTCGGCGCAGGCGCAATCACCGACGGCGTACTCATTCCTTCTGGCTACAGCGCCGTTGACGAGCTCCTCACGTCTGGCGCGCAGCAAAGCGGCGGCACATTATGA
- a CDS encoding DUF305 domain-containing protein, with protein sequence MFRKPCSWIGALFVAAFASPVAAQTLTPVHTDAAAIATARADSARKPYTTADVAFVSGMIHHHAQAIVMARWAPTHGASADVRTLCGRIINAQLDEIHRMQQWLADRGQPITMPRLTRDTSMRDMPGMQMAGDSLMPGMLSSAQLDTLDRARGKDFDRLFLTYMIQHHTGAVHMVQQLFSTYGAGQDETIFKIATDINVDQRTEIDRMHRMLVALALGG encoded by the coding sequence ATGTTCCGCAAGCCATGTAGTTGGATCGGCGCACTATTCGTCGCGGCCTTCGCCTCGCCAGTCGCGGCGCAGACGCTGACACCGGTACATACCGATGCCGCGGCCATCGCCACGGCGCGCGCCGACAGCGCGCGAAAACCGTATACCACCGCCGACGTCGCCTTCGTGTCGGGAATGATCCATCACCATGCGCAGGCGATCGTGATGGCGAGGTGGGCCCCGACCCACGGCGCGAGCGCGGACGTGCGCACCCTCTGCGGCCGCATCATCAACGCGCAGCTCGACGAGATTCATCGCATGCAGCAATGGTTGGCTGATCGGGGCCAGCCAATTACCATGCCCCGGTTGACTCGGGACACGTCGATGCGGGACATGCCCGGTATGCAGATGGCCGGCGACTCGCTGATGCCGGGCATGCTCTCGAGCGCCCAGCTGGACACGCTCGATCGCGCGCGCGGAAAGGACTTCGACCGGCTCTTTCTCACCTACATGATCCAGCATCACACCGGCGCCGTACACATGGTCCAGCAGCTGTTCTCGACCTACGGCGCCGGCCAGGATGAAACAATTTTCAAGATCGCGACGGACATCAACGTCGATCAGAGAACGGAGATCGACCGCATGCACCGGATGCTCGTCGCCCTCGCGCTCGGAGGGTGA
- a CDS encoding lytic transglycosylase domain-containing protein, whose translation MTKQAMRNAIALHRDTMVRWIMTTALFAAAGFAITQTLGNTLQIAMRPAAEAISTPVNAAAPKDSLPKVTAAAPAPTWQLANIANPRVDSWVQRFSTSLKGDISAALDRGEAYLPMISAKLAERNMPQELAYLPLIESQYQTHARSRVSAVGLWQFMASTARNFGLSVSKHGDDRTNAAKSTDAALTYLSQLHNRFGSWYLAAAAYNAGPGTVSKAMQRVLGRSTGSDSDFYAISKRLPAETREYVPKLIAAARIAKDTTATE comes from the coding sequence ATGACCAAGCAAGCCATGCGGAACGCCATCGCATTGCATCGCGACACCATGGTCCGCTGGATCATGACGACGGCGCTGTTCGCGGCCGCCGGTTTTGCCATAACGCAAACGTTAGGCAACACACTGCAGATCGCGATGCGGCCCGCGGCCGAGGCGATCTCCACTCCCGTGAACGCGGCTGCCCCGAAGGACTCGCTGCCCAAAGTGACGGCTGCGGCTCCCGCTCCGACGTGGCAGCTCGCGAACATCGCCAATCCGCGCGTCGACAGCTGGGTACAGCGATTCTCGACCTCGCTCAAAGGAGACATCTCCGCGGCCCTGGATCGCGGCGAAGCGTATCTCCCGATGATCTCGGCGAAACTCGCCGAGCGGAACATGCCGCAGGAGCTCGCTTACTTGCCCCTCATCGAGTCGCAGTACCAGACCCATGCGCGGTCACGGGTCTCGGCCGTCGGCCTCTGGCAATTCATGGCATCGACAGCGCGGAACTTCGGACTTTCTGTCAGCAAGCATGGCGACGACCGCACGAACGCAGCAAAGTCGACCGACGCTGCGCTCACGTACCTGTCGCAGTTGCATAATCGCTTCGGCTCGTGGTATCTCGCCGCGGCAGCGTACAACGCCGGGCCCGGCACCGTCTCGAAAGCGATGCAACGCGTCCTCGGCCGTTCGACGGGAAGCGACTCCGATTTCTATGCGATCTCGAAGCGACTCCCCGCGGAGACGCGCGAGTACGTCCCGAAGCTCATCGCAGCCGCGCGCATCGCAAAGGACACGACGGCGACGGAGTGA
- a CDS encoding ABC transporter permease, producing MLNDLRFAIRTLIKNPTFSIAAVLCLTLGIGVNTTIFSCVRAMLLRPFPYHDPDAIVAMGESNPRRGWHMNTVSYPNFRSWQADNRTLTSVGAYTGSSFNLAASDAADYIQGADVSWTMFHTLGVAPALGRDFREEEDRLNGPHVIMLSDRLWRERFDGHADAIGHQVMVNGVPHTIIGVMPAGFDFPGAAVAWTTLQLDPVKYRGNHSWQVMGRLKSGMTIDQARIDLNRIAAGLETLYPASNTGWGVDVETLRDAEVGDVRPVLMIMMASVAFVLLIACANVANLLLARASARAKEMGVRVALGADGARILRQLLTESVVLGLFGGVLGVAFAYGFLRWINANIVTTRPIWMQFRIDGEVLIFTLALAIATGLLFGVAPALQAAKPNLNETLRDAGARGSSAGRSWQRLRATLVVGELALSLVLLVGATLLVRSFLVLQDVRPGFDPSNLLTMQVSLEGPAYDSTYQRFQFWDRLLATLNAKPGIVSAAISNRIPLGGGNNNSFFVPEGQDVKIGSEPLLEIRWSSPRYLETLRVPLVVGRMFTQQEWADSGAGGRVAVINQYMARQFWKTPARALGKRFRFGSPTDTSRRWITIIGVAADIKHKQLSSPPDLQGYMPYQQGGWSLAAIVVRTRDDPTRATGVVISALKQMDPLLPAFRVLSMDANIQRSYWQRALYGKMFGAFAAIALVLAGVGLYGVISYAVSQRTQEIGVRVALGAQTLDVVRLVVGQGAVLGSIGIAIGLAGAFVVTRTLRALLFGISPLDGASFIGVSLVLGALTLLASYIPARRAARVDPVEALRYE from the coding sequence ATGTTGAACGACCTGCGGTTCGCCATCCGCACGCTGATCAAGAACCCAACCTTCTCGATCGCCGCGGTGTTGTGTCTCACTCTGGGAATCGGTGTGAACACAACGATTTTCAGCTGCGTCCGCGCGATGCTGCTTCGTCCGTTTCCGTATCACGACCCGGATGCCATCGTTGCAATGGGTGAGTCCAATCCGCGGCGCGGATGGCACATGAACACCGTGTCCTATCCGAATTTCCGGAGCTGGCAGGCGGACAACCGCACGCTGACGAGCGTTGGCGCTTACACTGGCTCCTCGTTCAACCTCGCCGCGAGTGACGCCGCCGACTACATCCAGGGCGCCGACGTTTCGTGGACCATGTTTCACACGCTCGGCGTCGCGCCGGCGCTCGGACGCGACTTTCGCGAGGAGGAGGATCGCCTCAACGGCCCGCACGTGATCATGCTCAGCGATCGTCTCTGGCGCGAGCGATTCGACGGCCATGCCGATGCGATCGGACATCAGGTGATGGTCAACGGTGTTCCACATACGATCATCGGCGTGATGCCAGCCGGCTTCGACTTCCCAGGCGCTGCCGTCGCGTGGACGACGCTCCAGCTCGACCCAGTCAAGTACCGCGGCAACCATTCCTGGCAAGTGATGGGGCGCCTCAAATCGGGAATGACGATCGACCAGGCACGCATCGATCTCAATCGCATCGCCGCCGGTCTCGAGACTCTCTATCCGGCATCCAACACCGGCTGGGGCGTCGACGTCGAGACGCTGCGCGACGCGGAAGTGGGCGACGTTCGCCCCGTGCTGATGATTATGATGGCGTCGGTCGCGTTCGTGCTGCTCATCGCCTGCGCGAATGTTGCCAACTTGCTCCTCGCGCGCGCGTCGGCACGCGCGAAGGAAATGGGTGTGCGCGTCGCGCTCGGCGCCGACGGCGCGCGCATCCTGCGGCAGCTGCTCACGGAGAGCGTTGTCCTCGGACTCTTCGGCGGCGTACTCGGCGTTGCGTTCGCGTATGGATTCTTGCGGTGGATCAACGCCAACATCGTTACGACGAGACCAATCTGGATGCAGTTCAGGATCGACGGCGAGGTGCTCATCTTCACTCTCGCACTCGCGATTGCGACTGGACTCCTCTTCGGTGTCGCGCCGGCACTTCAAGCCGCGAAGCCCAATCTCAACGAGACGCTGCGTGATGCCGGCGCGCGCGGCTCGAGCGCGGGACGCTCGTGGCAACGTCTGCGCGCGACGCTGGTGGTCGGCGAGCTCGCGCTGTCGCTCGTGCTCCTCGTCGGCGCGACATTGCTCGTTCGCAGCTTCCTCGTGCTGCAAGACGTTAGGCCAGGCTTCGATCCCAGCAACTTGTTGACGATGCAGGTCAGCCTCGAGGGACCCGCGTACGACTCCACGTATCAGCGATTCCAGTTCTGGGATCGGTTGCTCGCGACGCTGAATGCGAAGCCGGGCATCGTCTCCGCGGCAATCTCGAACCGGATTCCACTCGGCGGCGGCAACAACAACAGCTTCTTCGTCCCCGAAGGCCAGGACGTCAAGATCGGCTCGGAGCCGTTGCTCGAGATTCGTTGGTCATCGCCAAGATATTTGGAGACGCTGCGCGTGCCGCTCGTTGTCGGCCGTATGTTCACGCAACAGGAGTGGGCAGACAGCGGCGCAGGGGGGCGCGTCGCCGTGATCAATCAGTACATGGCGCGACAGTTCTGGAAGACTCCGGCACGTGCGTTGGGCAAACGATTCCGTTTCGGCTCGCCGACCGACACGTCGCGGCGTTGGATTACCATCATCGGCGTCGCGGCGGACATCAAGCACAAGCAACTCAGCTCCCCGCCTGATCTGCAGGGGTACATGCCCTACCAACAAGGTGGCTGGAGTCTGGCGGCGATCGTCGTGCGGACGCGCGACGACCCGACCCGCGCAACCGGCGTCGTGATCTCGGCGCTCAAGCAAATGGATCCGCTTCTGCCCGCGTTTCGTGTTCTGAGCATGGACGCGAACATCCAGCGCTCCTACTGGCAGCGCGCGCTCTACGGCAAGATGTTCGGCGCCTTTGCGGCGATCGCGCTCGTGCTGGCGGGCGTCGGCCTCTACGGTGTGATCTCGTACGCGGTCTCGCAGCGGACCCAGGAGATCGGCGTGCGCGTCGCGTTAGGCGCACAGACGTTGGATGTCGTGCGTCTCGTAGTGGGTCAGGGCGCGGTGCTGGGCAGTATTGGCATCGCCATCGGCCTGGCCGGCGCCTTTGTGGTTACTCGGACGTTGCGTGCGCTGCTGTTCGGTATATCTCCGCTCGACGGCGCGAGCTTCATCGGCGTATCGCTCGTTTTAGGAGCGCTGACGCTGCTTGCGAGCTATATCCCAGCTCGTCGTGCCGCGCGTGTCGATCCGGTCGAAGCATTGCGCTACGAATGA
- a CDS encoding PQQ-binding-like beta-propeller repeat protein yields MNFENGCSGSSSTASGGGGARAILWRAPLSESGTGWTGLPAIAGSMVYIETRNTVLALDLTTGARRWQTTVKMSPTPAAANIVAAGGAVYIAEAVEVISLDAATGAIRWRFTPDAQPAEAQSAVDDHAVYVGTRSHKVYALSPKAGQPLWTTDLGPSWPYLSAISGLAVSGDTVYAAACKRLTPNGDSSVSIIAGLDRNTGALLFEYQAPQSVGWSGVPSAPVIRDRVLFASDLLAGAFFAVDRFTLQEIWRVRTEPGFFGPFARPSLAGNRLYLGTNDTYVYEVDATTGKVAWRTTTRGSIHESALCGQRVFANNLGIFVLDAASGQIITTLFDADPNEIPSSGFAVASDRVVFSGVHGAYALRCQ; encoded by the coding sequence ATGAACTTCGAGAACGGCTGCTCCGGCTCCAGTTCCACCGCCAGCGGCGGTGGCGGCGCTCGGGCAATTCTCTGGCGAGCGCCGCTCTCGGAGAGCGGTACTGGCTGGACCGGTCTCCCCGCCATCGCCGGCTCGATGGTCTATATCGAGACGAGGAATACGGTTCTCGCGCTGGACCTAACGACTGGAGCGAGGCGGTGGCAAACCACGGTCAAGATGAGCCCAACGCCGGCGGCCGCGAACATCGTCGCTGCCGGCGGAGCCGTGTACATCGCTGAAGCAGTCGAAGTGATCTCGCTCGATGCCGCAACAGGGGCAATTCGCTGGCGGTTCACGCCCGATGCTCAACCGGCGGAAGCCCAGTCTGCTGTCGATGATCACGCGGTATACGTCGGAACCCGCTCGCACAAAGTCTACGCCTTGAGTCCGAAGGCCGGTCAGCCGCTCTGGACGACGGATCTCGGACCCAGTTGGCCGTATCTCAGCGCTATCAGCGGACTCGCAGTCAGCGGCGACACCGTCTACGCAGCCGCCTGCAAACGCTTGACGCCTAACGGCGACAGCAGTGTGAGTATCATCGCGGGCCTCGACCGCAATACGGGCGCACTGCTGTTCGAGTATCAAGCCCCGCAATCAGTTGGCTGGAGCGGTGTTCCTTCAGCTCCGGTCATACGCGACCGTGTGCTCTTCGCGAGCGATCTTCTCGCAGGAGCATTCTTTGCCGTCGATCGATTTACGCTTCAGGAGATCTGGCGCGTGAGAACCGAGCCGGGATTCTTCGGTCCCTTCGCGCGCCCTTCGCTTGCCGGGAATCGGTTATACCTTGGCACGAATGACACGTACGTATATGAAGTCGATGCCACGACGGGGAAAGTCGCATGGCGCACGACGACCAGAGGGTCGATTCACGAATCGGCGTTGTGCGGTCAGCGAGTGTTCGCCAACAACCTCGGCATTTTCGTGCTCGATGCCGCGTCCGGACAGATCATCACGACCCTGTTCGACGCTGACCCTAACGAGATTCCGAGCTCGGGGTTCGCCGTCGCGAGTGACCGCGTAGTCTTCTCGGGCGTACACGGCGCCTATGCGCTTCGCTGTCAGTGA
- a CDS encoding CPBP family intramembrane glutamic endopeptidase — protein MPTFVDAVYAAVLIGFMTVYEYKYFWPQFRAAAIADRPGARTHFYRRIVAGEWILTFCALVIWARAHRTWDDIGLAMPHGWRLALGVLVVVLVLALFGAQLWSVLRLPVERRIAARPKLGDVAFMVPRTARDQRWFLTLSITAGFCEELLYRGYLPWLFAPWLGRVGALLFVAALFGAGHLYQGWRGAIRATLVGVFMVTIVLATSSVIPAMIVHALIDIGGGAVGYWLLREYPTHSMPRAAAAPSEAAVET, from the coding sequence ATGCCCACTTTCGTCGATGCCGTGTACGCCGCCGTCCTCATCGGCTTCATGACGGTGTACGAGTACAAGTACTTCTGGCCCCAATTCCGCGCCGCCGCCATCGCCGATCGGCCCGGAGCGCGCACGCACTTCTACCGCCGAATCGTAGCCGGAGAGTGGATACTTACGTTCTGTGCGCTGGTCATCTGGGCAAGGGCGCACCGCACGTGGGATGACATCGGCCTAGCGATGCCCCATGGTTGGCGTCTCGCACTTGGCGTCCTCGTCGTCGTTCTCGTGCTGGCCCTGTTCGGCGCCCAACTCTGGTCCGTGCTGCGACTCCCCGTAGAGCGACGGATCGCCGCGCGGCCCAAGCTCGGCGATGTTGCCTTCATGGTGCCACGCACGGCTCGCGACCAGCGATGGTTTCTCACTCTCTCGATTACCGCGGGCTTCTGCGAGGAGCTGCTCTACCGCGGCTATCTGCCTTGGCTGTTCGCACCGTGGCTCGGACGAGTTGGCGCGCTGCTGTTCGTCGCCGCGCTCTTCGGTGCCGGTCACCTCTACCAGGGCTGGAGGGGCGCGATTCGGGCTACGCTCGTGGGCGTGTTCATGGTGACAATCGTGCTCGCGACGAGTTCAGTGATCCCGGCAATGATCGTTCACGCGCTCATCGATATCGGCGGGGGTGCGGTCGGCTACTGGCTGCTCCGCGAGTATCCGACCCACTCGATGCCGCGGGCAGCGGCAGCGCCGAGCGAAGCCGCCGTCGAGACGTGA